The proteins below come from a single Ostrinia nubilalis chromosome Z, ilOstNubi1.1, whole genome shotgun sequence genomic window:
- the LOC135086874 gene encoding uncharacterized protein LOC135086874, with the protein MAISALVILLLAAGVLSAPTDEPIRVDLPVYDQPGEQSYQLAEPLQPENYGGYQGKAQYSLELFGNKQATGALKPEVPPGTVNEQARDGWFAAPVTTIEGALLETEGLGSKKLSIKDNLHQVVAGVFQPKPIVDTIKEEEKYGNHGDKFYNAGRAVVGGAENISNFINSAIEVPQSIIRKIARAASEKLNNFGGRLIGL; encoded by the exons ATGGCTATCTCAGCTCTAGTCATCCTCCTTCTGGCTGCAGGCGTGCTGTCTGCGCCGACAGATGAACCGATACGGGTAGACCTGCCAGTCTACGACCAGCCGGGAGAACAATCGTATCAGCTAGCGGAACCTTTACAGCCGGAAAATTATGGGGGCTACCAAGGAAAAGCCCAGTATAGTCTGGAACTCTTTGGAAATAAGCAGGCTACTGGAGCACTAAAACCTGAGGTTCCG CCAGGGACTGTGAACGAGCAAGCCAGAGACGGCTGGTTTGCCGCGCCGGTGACCACGATTGAGGGGGCCCTGCTGGAGACCGAGGGTCTTGGCAGTAAGAAGCTTTCCATCAAGGACAATCTTCACCAAGTCGTTGCGGGAGTCTTTCAA ccgAAGCCCATCGTGGATACCATAAAGGAGGAAGAAAAATACGGCAACCACGGCGACAAATTTTACAACGCTGGTCGAGCTGTAGTTGGCGGGGCAGAAAATATCTCCAACTTTATCAATTCAGCTATAGAG GTTCCGCAATCCATCATCAGAAAGATCGCCAGAGCTGCAtccgaaaaattaaataactttggaGGAAGACTTATTGGCTTATAA